One Lentimicrobiaceae bacterium genomic window, ATTACACAGTAGGCAAAAAACCATACGGCTATATGGGGTTTGGCGATTTATTTGTCTTTCTGTTTTTTGGATTAACAGGTGTTTTAGGCACTTACTACCTGCATACCGGCCAGTTTTATGCAGGCCTGTTACTCCCGGCAACTGCCATGGGGTTATTAAGCACTGCAGTACTCAACCTTAACAATATGCGCGATGTTGAAGGTGACGGGCGTGCAGGCAAACGCACGCTGGTTGTAATCATGGGACCTTCAATGGCCCGCGTTTATCATCTGCTGCTGATCATCGGAGCTCCGCTTGCTTTAACGGGCTATACCCTGCTGAATTATCGCGGGCCCGGGCAATTTATCTTCCTGATTACTTTGCCGGTTCTGTTGTTGCATCTGAAGGTGGTTTTCAGAACCAAAGAACCTTCAGCGCTCGACCCTCAGCTTAAAAGACTGGCACTTACTACTTTTGCAACAGTCATTATTTTTGGTTTCGGTATGATTATCTGATGATAAACGCAAGGTACACAAAGTACAGTCTTCATTTCAGGACGCCCGCAGGTACGTCCCGGGGTACACTATTGAGTAAGGACAGTTGGTTTATCCTGGTGAATGATGATATGCATCCTCAAATAACCGGAATAGGTGAATGCAGCATCCTGAAAGGCCTCAGTATGGATGACCGGCCTGATATTGAAGATATGCTGAAGCTGATTTGTGCCGCACCCCTGGAAATATGGGAAAGAAGAGATAGTGCTCTTGCTGAATGGCCGGCACTTCGCTCAGGCCTTGAAATGGCCCTGCTCGATTTGAAAAACGGTGGACAACAATTACTTTTTCCCTCTGCATTTACACAGTCCCTAAAATCAATTCCCATCAACGGGCTGGTGTGGATGGGCCAACCGGATTATATGCTTCAGCAGATTGATGAAAAAATAAACAGTGGTTTCAGGGTCATTAAAATGAAAATCGGAGCCATTGATTTTAATGAAGAGCTCCATTTGCTCAGCT contains:
- a CDS encoding 1,4-dihydroxy-2-naphthoate polyprenyltransferase, which produces MTKNKLNAWVHAIRLRTLPLAFSSSLLGSFIAYFDQSFKWSVLWMALLTTLFLQILSNLANDYGDSKNGADNSERVGPQRAVQSGIITAKEMRIAVIMTSLLAFISGILLIGAGIGFSVSLKWLMFLLLGIGALGAAINYTVGKKPYGYMGFGDLFVFLFFGLTGVLGTYYLHTGQFYAGLLLPATAMGLLSTAVLNLNNMRDVEGDGRAGKRTLVVIMGPSMARVYHLLLIIGAPLALTGYTLLNYRGPGQFIFLITLPVLLLHLKVVFRTKEPSALDPQLKRLALTTFATVIIFGFGMII